From a single Struthio camelus isolate bStrCam1 unplaced genomic scaffold, bStrCam1.hap1 HAP1_SCAFFOLD_98, whole genome shotgun sequence genomic region:
- the LOC138065003 gene encoding maestro heat-like repeat-containing protein family member 7: MLGQLVGCLILCCAYEDAETKGGALDALHCLFRFVVQRKRRAMLQDDPEYVEPQKEREADNELCLSWTSNMSVIMRLFVKNLQPSERTDVIVTAIEGMRNCSTYNTEVASHMLTMFLLDAFSVLEDVPRIIRCLYRNVKYVRELSARVTLNKTLCQLACLEPSEVTVSLLYCSPLCNSTAVSMWKVLMDKPMLAPDMLRELLSLLEERPLRKQSSSDRDNNCILPLAATRALCEIIREPVCPEAVKAFFPQLFLALLLQMVFTAEFSHQEANIFLRECQRDESRPTSHVRCAVQAMKSLLRCAHYETVAVAVERKGGWDLFLHADTSQKGVVVLARAMRGAASHLRRWIFRQLARLLRREDQFHQLPVMAFFVELLECPDLADMDEEVLPLVQGYAQSESLEMRRLAFRGLVALLNRPKMKRRMQSLLPDSMEWLQDACREVRVGSLMLLRNILSYLEQKGSNPIVLQLAEKLLPRFDDEDSRVRELSMLLFKDLLEIVVGKNKRNLKQHAQRSLVPLFLHMSDKVQRVAQASQEALVSAAQFLKWEELKQLARRAETWKIGECVLLRDRSRAEQHLRQSLPYLENPDASLREAAVRFIALQPLENDAEPLVRCLVSQTIMNLRVPRRTSRFHLGALCPWLPRAWARWHPPART, from the exons atgctgggacagctggtgggctgtctcatcctttgctgtgcttacgaggacgcggagaccaagggcggggccttggatgctcttcattgcctcttcagattcgtcgtgcagcgaaaac gccgggcgatgctgcaggatgatccagagtatgtggagccccagaaggagagggaagccgacaatgagctctgcctttcgtggacgagcaacatgagcgtgatcatgagg ctgtttgtgaaaaacctgcagccttccgaaaggacagacgtcattgtcacagccatcgagggcatgaggaactgcagcacctacaatacggaggtggcttcccacatgctgaccatgttcctgctggacgctttctctgtgctggaagat gtgccacgcatcataaggtgcctctacaggaacgtcaagtatgtgagggagctgtcggcccgggtcaccctaaacaagaccctttgccagctggcctgcttggagcccagcgaggtgaccgtgagcctgctgtactgctcgccactgtgcaacag cactgccgtgagcatgtggaaggtgctgatggataagccgatgcttgcgccggacatgctgcgggagctgctgagcttgctggaggagcggccactgcgcaagcagtccagctccgacagggacaacaactgcatccttccgctggcc gcaacgagggcactgtgtgagatcatccgggagcccgtctgcccagaggcggtgaaggcgtttttcccccagctcttcctggcgctgctcttgcagatggtcttcacagcagagttcagccaccaggaagcaaatatcttcttgagggaatgccaacgggatgagtcccgtcccaccagccacgtcag gtgcgccgtgcaggccatgaaaagtctgctgcgctgcgcccactatgagaccgtagccgtggctgttgagaggaagggcggctgggacctatttctgcatgcggacacctcccagaagggagtggtggtgctggccag agcaatgaggggggctgccagtcacctgcgtcgctggatcttccgccagctggcaaggctgctgaggagggaggaccagtttcatcagctgcccgtcatggctttctttgtcgag ctgctggaatgccctgaccttgccgacatggatgaggaggtcctgccactcgtccagggttatgcgcagagtgagagcctggagatgcgcagactggcgttcagaggcctcgtggccctgttgaatagacccaagatg aaaaggagaatgcagagcctgctcccagacagcatggagtggctgcaggatgcttgcagggaagtgcgtgtgggaagcctgatgctgctgagaaacatcctcagctacctggaacagaagggctccaacccgattgttctgcagctggccgagaagcttctgcctcgctttgatgac gaagacagcagagtgcgagagctctccatgctcctcttcaaagacctgctggagattgtggtggggaagaacaaacggaacctgaagcagcatgcacagaggagcctggtgccgctcttcctccacatgagtgacaaggtgcagagagtggcccag gcctctcaggaagccctggtgagcgctgcacagttcctcaagtgggaggagctcaagcagctggccagaagagcggagacgtggaagatcggggagtgcgtg ctgctgagggacaggagcagagcggagcaacacctgcgccagagcctgccatacctggagaacccggacgcatccttgcgggaggcagctgtgaggttcattg ccctccagcccctggaaaatgatgcggaacctttagtccgttgcctggtgtcacagaccatcatgaacctgagggtgccaaggagaacatcaagattccacctcggagcactgtgtccctggctcccgagagcgtgggcgaggtggcaccctcccgccaggacgtga